A window of the Gossypium hirsutum isolate 1008001.06 chromosome A03, Gossypium_hirsutum_v2.1, whole genome shotgun sequence genome harbors these coding sequences:
- the LOC107886477 gene encoding protein terminal ear1: protein MGETGTVRFPGNLDPTAQEFWPAQNVVCQPQFPLYRPPQLYYPYAASPTVPFCSGGVPQFHAALPLHAPVAIPAPAPCVTTASMVVAPQLPLPPPTAAATRALVLTLVPCDVSESKVRKELEVFGEVRGVQMERVREGIVTVHFYDLRHAEKALKEIREQHMQEQARVRDQYTAAATGCEPGVSNACVPLPSARGLIAGRPVWAHFTIPASNAVPEGNNQGTVVVFNLDTGVSISQLKEIFQAYGPVKELRETPLKKHQKFVEFYDVRDAAKALREMNGKEINGKQVAIEFSRPGGYSRKLFNSDNNVNKINAFTAFTDKYNPHTRNPKYSSSPPPPPPLPRKFSARFSSNDIPRSFLPRNQSPTVKPLNSSKGNPNMNNDSKCSAVETAVVKDKVGSGGGPKKTVKKNQSNSSTVAKHNQQLCRGRPWKGRQSKKFDPRFLISEDAMVGSDSKDSRTTVMIKNIPNKYSQKLLLNMLDNHCIHCNEQIAEDDDQPLSSYDFVYLPIDFNNKCNVGYGFVNMTSPQATWRLYKAFHHQHWEVFNSRKICEVTYARVQGLEALKEHFRNSKFPCEMEHYLPVVFSPPRDGKQLTEPLPIVGQKQRSPNSGPSAKDSEEDEDDYNHYDHCGEESCNENPLADDNTANSAQEENNVNSTNHLKYWDSDDTVDQHEEFPQQSL from the exons ATGGGGGAAACCGGGACGGTCCGGTTCCCTGGAAACCTTGACCCGACGGCACAAGAATTTTGGCCCGCCCAAAACGTAGTTTGCCAACCCCAATTTCCTCTCTACAGACCCCCCCAACTTTACTACCCGTACGCTGCGTCTCCAACGGTACCGTTTTGCAGCGGCGGCGTACCGCAGTTCCATGCTGCCCTGCCTCTACATGCACCTGTAGCTATACCTGCACCAGCGCCTTGCGTCACTACAGCGTCCATGGTGGTTGCACCGCAGCTGCCACTTCCACCTCCGACTGCGGCGGCGACGAGGGCTTTGGTGTTAACGTTGGTTCCATGCGATGTGAGCGAGTCAAAGGTGAGGAAAGAATTGGAAGTGTTCGGGGAAGTACGCGGGGTCCAGATGGAAAGAGTCCGAGAAGGGATCGTGACCGTCCATTTCTACGATCTGAGACATGCGGAGAAAGCGTTGAAAGAAATACGCGAGCAGCACATGCAAGAGCAAGCCAGGGTTCGAGACCAGTACACTGCGGCTGCTACCGGGTGCGAACCAGGTGTGTCCAACGCTTGTGTTCCACTCCCTTCTGCGCGTGGACTCATAGCCGGGAGGCCTGTCTGGGCCCACTTCACTATTCCGGCAAGCAATGCTGTCCCTGAGGGGAATAATCAAGGAACTGTTGTGGTATTCAATTTGGACACCGGCGTTTCAATTTCGCAACTCAAAGAAATCTTCCAAGCTTATG GCCCAGTGAAGGAACTGAGAGAAACACCATTGAAGAAACACCAAAAGTTTGTGGAGTTTTATGACGTAAGGGATGCGGCTAAGGCTTTGAGAGAAATGAATGGAAAAGAAATTAATGGGAAGCAAGTTGCAATTGAATTTAGTCGACCCGGAGGATATAGCAGGAAGCTCTTCAATAGTGATAACAACGTTAACAAAATTAACGCTTTTACAGCTTTCACTGATAAATATAATCCCCATACGAGAAATCCCAAGTACTCATCttctcccccacctcccccgccGCTGCCTCGTAAATTCTCTGCTAGATTTTCTTCCAACGATATACCTCGTTCTTTTCTTCCTCGAAACCAATCGCCTACTGTGAAACCTTTGAATTCTAGTAAAGGAAACCCTAATATGAATAATGACAGCAAGTGTTCCGCCGTTGAAACGGCAGTGGTTAAAGATAAGGTCGGGAGTGGTGGAGGTCCAAAAAAGACTGTAAAGAAGAACCAAAGCAACTCATCAACGGTAGCTAAGCACAACCAGCAGCTATGTCGGGGCAGGCCGTGGAAAGGTAGACAGTCGAAGAAATTTGATCCTCGTTTCCTTATAAGCGAAGATGCTATGGTGGGATCTGATTCTAAAGATTCCAGGACCACTGTCATGATCAAGAACATACCCAACAAGTATAG TCAAAAATTGTTGTTGAACATGTTGGACAATCACTGCATTCACTGTAACGAGCAAATAGCTGAGGACGACGATCAGCCTTTATCTTCCTATGATTTCGTCTACCTCCCCATcgattttaa CAACAAGTGTAATGTAGGATATGGATTTGTGAACATGACATCTCCGCAAGCAACATGGAGGCTTTACAAGGCATTTCATCATCAACATTGGGAAGTTTTCAACTCCAGAAAAATCTGTGAAGTAACTTATGCGAGAgttcag GGATTGGAGGCGTTGAAAGAACATTTTAGAAACTCAAAATTCCCATGCGAAATGGAACACTATCTACCAGTTGTATTTTCGCCACCTCGAGACGGAAAACAACTGACTGAGCCACTTCCTATAGTTGGTCAAAAGCAGCGATCCCCCAACAGTGGTCCCTCAGCCAAAGACAGTGAAGAAGACGAAGATGATTATAATCACTACGACCATTGCGGTGAAGAGAGTTGTAACGAAAATCCGCTTGCTGATGATAATACTGCAAATTCTGCTCAAGAAGAAAATAATGTCAACAGTACCAATCATTTAAAATACTGGGATTCCGATGATACGGTTGACCAGCACGAAGAATTCCCTCAGCAATCACTGTAG